The genome window CAGTCTAACCGCCATGTTCTTCGTCTTTTTTGAGTCCTTGCTCATCATCTATGGCTGGTTGGGGTTGTATGAAGAAGGCCGGATATTTCATTTCGCCGGGCAGATGACCGCCTCTTATTTTATGTTCACCCTGCTTATGTTCTCATCGGCACTGATGGAGAAGGCCACGCTCATTTCAAAGGCCGTTGAAAAGATGGCCTATATCGGCTTAGGTGCCGCCGTACTGTTGACTGTTGTGAGTCTCATTAAGCCGGAACTATTTATCTCTCTCAGCGAGGCATCGGATATTGCCCAGTTGACACCAGGAAATTTTGCCCGGGGAAAGGAGGGAATACTCCTCTCAGTGCGAGACCTCGTTATGGGATTTTGTATCTTTGTTCTGGTCATCATGTCGGCTATTTCCATCGTTATAAATAAGGCAAATATAAAAACAATTCTCATAGCTTTCGGGAATTTTATAGCCACATTTACGGCCATCGATGATCTGATCTTTTTTCATTTCGGCCACAGTTTCTACTTGAATGGTTTTAGGTTTTCACGTCTATCAGTAGGACTGTCATTTATGTCGTTCATCATAATCATTGCCATCCTTGTGGACTATATAATGACCCAAAACCGCTTGAATGACACCCATGATATCCTTCAGTCAACCCATAAGAAGCTTCAACTGTCTGAGCAAAAATACAGACATCTGGCCGAAGGGGTCGATCAGGCTGTTTTTTCCCTATCCAAAGATTATAAATTCCTTTCCTATAATAAAAAAGCCAGCCAGTATTTTCATCTGGCGAAAGAAGAAATTGACCTTTCCTTTCCCGATCTCCTGGGGAAGTTTTCTAACATAGAAAATAAGGGTGTCTCGAGGCAAATCCTTCTTGAAAACCTCAGACAGTTGAGCAGCGAGAAGGAGTCTGCCTTTTTCCATTCCGTTATTAATGACCCCAGGACGGGAGAACCGGAGGAGTTGGAATTCCATATTGATTATGTAGATTCCGATGATGGAGAAATCGAGTACATCTGCAGGGCTGAGAAGATGAAGGCTAACCGTCTTATCCGCTGCATTGAGCAGGAGAAACTGCAGTTATCCATCGAAAATTACATCATTGCCATTGATGATGTCACGACCAGACTCACCAGTGCCTTAAATAAGTATATGGATTCAGGGAGTTCCCTTATGATTAAGATGGGTCTTCAGGAAATTATCATCAATGCTATTGAGCATGGAAATTTGAACATAACATTTGAAGAAAAGTCCCAGGCCTTGAAGGAAAACCGCTATCTTGATTTTATCAGAGAAAGGCAGGTTGATCCTCTATACAAGGATAGAATGGTCAGGATTGACTATGTTTTGAATTCGGATTATGTCCAGTACCTGGTACGCGATGAAGGGGTTGGCTTTGATTATAAATCTACCATGAGAATGGTGGATCACTCGGTGGAACAGGAATTTATGACCCATGGTAGAGGAATTAATATGACCCGGGTTCTTTTTGATAAAGTAGAATATAACAGCAAGGGAAATCAGGTCTTGCTTGTTAAAAATTTCAAGGAATAGCTAAAATCAGCGGTCTATTCTTTAGGTCATATCATCGGGTAGAAGGGCGCTTTGTGAATCTGCCGGTCTTCCGGCATTCTTCAGATTTTGAATCCGAAATTCTCGGGAATGACCCTGCGGCGAAAATCTTCATTAAAATAACGGTCTGTCATGTTGGCAATATAGTCTATGGCGATCCGTTCGGGTGGATTGTCTTTGATATAAGAAGGCTTCATCTTAAGATGTGCCCATTTGTGGATATAGCTGTTTTCATCCTGGGTGATGAGTTCTTTCAGATAGGCCTGATAGAGGTAACGAAACATCTTTTCTATTTTTCCGTCTTCTGTCTTTTTATCGGGATTCATATAAATTCTTTTGTAGTTGAATTGAAGAAGTTCACTCATGGACTTGTGGATCTCCTTTGAGAAAGAAAGTCCTTTTTTTCCATAGCTCTGTTCGATGAGGTCAAAAGACAGGGCCCGGATGATTCTGTCGTTTCTGTCTCCCAGAATCTTTCGCACCTCAGTAGGTATTTCTTCCCGTTTTAGCATCCCAATGGTAATGGCATCCTCAATATCTCTTCCAATGCAGGCAATGATATCAGAGACCCTGACAACACAGCCTTCCAGGGTCATGGGACGCAGTGTTTTGGAGGCTCCCCTGACTGTGAAGCAGCTGTGGTATTCTTCCATGACTCTGGCGGCATTTTTATTTTTTTCCGGCAAATAGATCTCATGCAAAAACTCTCCCTGATGACAAAGGATGCCGTCAAGAACCTGTATTGTCAGATTCAGACCTCTGCCGTTGTTTTCCAATTCTGTTAGAGTTCTGACGCTTTGACCGTTGTGTGTGAAATACCCGATGTTCTGCTCTTCACAAAGAGCATTCAGATGGCGTTCGCCGTCATGTCCATAAGGAACGTGTCCTAAATCATGTCCCAGAGCGATGGCTTCTATGAGATCTTCGTTGAGTTTGAGAGCCCGCCCAATATGCCTGGCAATTTTGGATACTAGCTGAACATGGAGAACTCTGTGGGTGATATTATCATTTTGAAAGAGATAAAAGACCTGGGTCTTGTCGACATATCTTGTATAGGAGGACGAGTGTATGATCCTGTCTGTATCTCTTGTAAAAGAACTGCGGATATCATCCTGATTCCTGTTTTGGTTTTCCGGAGTGAACCGGAGTCCCCTGCTGCTGGGGCAGGCTTCATCTGAGAGTGTCAGTTCTTCTCTTTGTTTGTTCTGTGCCAGAATTGTAGATACGAGTCTGCTGTTCATTCCGCTTCCTCATAGGCCTTAGTCAGTTCATCTTTATAAATGTTTAGGTAGTTTTCTTTGTCCTTGAGGCGGTACTGCATGATCCACCGGGGATGCGGGAGGGGGAGTATCTTGTCAAAAAAATGATATTCCCTGTTCAATTCAGTTATTATTTTGAAGTTCTTTCCCTGGCCCAGCGAAAAGGCTATGTGCCTGTAGGCTCCCATATCAAGTTGATTCTGAAAACTTTTTACAAGCCAGGGTTTCAGGGCTTTCATCAGGGCAGGAGTATCGTAGTAGTTTCTATTCTTACCCCTCCAGGTAAAACCGAGGGGAGACAGGGATGTCAGAAAATAGCGGCTGAAAAAGTGATCCGTTCCTCCGCAATAATCAACCATATCGTAGATAAAACGGGACGAGAGTTCTCTTCCTCCGGTAAAATTATGATCTAGGAAACAACGGCTTGTAAGGGCTTCTGGATCTGTAAAGGGAATTCCTGTGACGCCTCCGCCGAAACGGCCCGGATTGATCCCAATGAGAAAGATCCTTTTCTGCTTGTCTCCATAATACTTGTGATAATAAAGCTTCATGACCCGCTGTACTTCATGATTCTCATAGGGGTACAACAGTTCTGTCTCATCCGGTAACGGGACGGAAATCTCGGTGGAGCTGATAAAGGAGAGGTATCTGGCAGCAAATGTATTGTGTGGGGAAGGCATACTCTCTTTTACCTTATTTTTCCATTTTTTTCCAGTTGATTTCAAATTTTACATTGGCGGAACAACCGGGTATAATCGAAGCAATTGAGGGCGGGGAGGCATCGTGTGTTTGAACCTTTTAAAATCACAGGCAAAAGAGAGGAGGATTATTCTTCTCTCATAAAGGCCCTATCATACCTTGTGCAGGATGAAACAGACAGAATTGCTGTTTTAGCGAATGCCTCGGCTCTGTTAAACTGGTATTTAAATGATATTAACTGGTTGGGATTCTATCTTTTTAACCGCAAAGAGAATCTTCTGATCTTAGGACCCTTTCAGGGCTTGCCTGCCTGTGTCAGAATCACCCCGGGAAAGGGGGTCTGCGGTACAGCCTTTGAGACGGCCGAAACTCAGATCGTAGGGGACGTCCTATCCTTTCCTGGTCACATTGCCTGTGACAGTGCCAGCCGGAGTGAACTGGTGATACCCTTAATTCAGGATGCTGTGGTTCTGGGTGTTCTGGATATCGACAGTCCATTGCTGGACCGCTTTGACAAGATTGATGCTTTCTGGCTGGAACAGGCCGCAGAGTTGATTACAGAGCTGCTCTAGAATCTGATTCCACCGCTCAGTAGAAGTTCTACTGTTTTCAAGGTGACCCTGTTTCCAAGCTTGTCATCATAACTCAGTCTATCGCTGAAGGGGATCATCAACCTCATATCACCAAGCCAGTTTCTTTTTTCCTGCCTTTTAAACTCCATGCCCGAAGCCAGCATGAATCCCAGAGAGAGGGGTGACTGGTTTTTCATTTTACTTTTTTGTTTTATGCCATTTAGCCGGCTGGTTTCAACCAGATTCCTGGAATAAAGAATCTGAAACCCTCCAGAAAGTCGAAAGATTTTATCTTCCGATGAGAGGGGGAATATCCTCGTTACGGGCAAAATCAGCTCGAGGGAGTTCAGAGCCGCGATTTTAATGTATTCATCTTTGCCGTTGGAGAGGTGGATTCCTCTGTTGATCACATAGTTCAGCTCCGGAGAAAAGAAGTTGACAGAACTCAGGGGAATCTCGGCAAAGCAGCCCAGGCCGAGAGTTCCCAGTGAGTCGGCAAAATCTCTGTTTCCCACTTCATCAAGGAGTTCCTGCCAATCCTGTCCAGCTCCTGTACTGATTCCCAGATTCAGTTTGATCCCGTAGTCCAGAGCCCATAAGCCTGAAGTCATGAGACTCAGCAGTATAAGAATTAGTGTTTTATTGACAAATGGCATCCATTCCTCCGGGAAAAACAGTGTATATGCCTATTATAGCAAAAAACCTGCCTCATAAGGCAGGTTTTTTAAGCTGATTCATCTCTGGCTGTTTTGTTTTAACCTTCCAGGTAATCCAGAGTAATGTTCAGCATACGGCGAACCGGTTCTGCAGCACCCCAGAGAAGCTGGTCTCCTACGGTGAAGGCCGTAAGATAATCGGGTCCCATATTGAGTTTTCTAACTCTTCCGACAGGGATGGTTAATCCGCCGGACACGACTGTGGGTGTTAAAGCCGCTAGTGAGGCTTCCTTGTAGTTCGGTACCAATTTGACCCAATCATTACCACTTTTGATAATATCTTCGACCTCATCCAGGGGAACGTTCTTTTTCATCTTGACTGTGAGAGCCTGAGAATGGCACCTCATTGAACCTATGCGGACACAGAGGCCGTCAATGGGGATGGCCGGATCGTTCATCAATATTTTATTGGTTTCGGCAAACCCCTTCCACTCTTCCTTGGTCATGCCGTTGTCCATGGCTTTGTCTATCCAGGGAATCAGGCTCCCTGCCAGGGGAACACCAAATTGTTCTTTGGGAAATTCGTCACTTCGGAGAGTCTCGGTTATCGTTTTATCCAGTTCGAGGATCACCGAGGAAGGGTTTAACAAATTTGTCGCACTCTTACCCAAGACATCCATCTGTGATATCAATTCTTTCATATTCATGGCGCCAGCCCCGGAGGCCGCCTGGTAGGTCATTGAGGTCACCCACTCAATCAGGTTTTCTCTGAATAGACCGCCCATGGCCATCAGCATCAAACTGACAGTGCAGTTGCCGCCCACGAATGTTTTGATTCCTGAATGAAGGCCATTCATTATGACGTCGAGATTGACCGGGTCCAGGACAATCAGGCTGTCATCTTTCATTCTCAAACTTGAGGCAACATCAAGCCAATAACCTTTCCATCCGGTTTTCATCAGGTCTGGATAGATTCTATTTGTATAAAATCCTCCCTGGCAGCAGAGGATTATATCTTGTTGTTTTAGTGTTTCAAGATCAAAAGCATCCGCTAAAGGAGGTAGCTCTCTACCAAAATCTGGGGCATTCTGACCAACCTGGGATGTGGAGAACAATAAGGGGTCCATTGTTTTTCTATTCAAATCGCCTTCAGACATCATTCTGTCCATCAGTACGGATCCGACCATTCCTCTCCATCCAATTATCCCGACTTTTTTCACTCATCTCTCCCGGTACATTTAAATTAGGAAAACTATACGTTTTTATGGATTGATCTGTAAATAGGAGGAGGAAGATGGTTGGGGATTTCCTTTACAGCGGAATGCTCTAATATTATAATGAAAGATGAGTAAAAGTGGGAAAAGTGAGAGTTGAAGGACTCTTTCAGAGTGAGAACTGGTAGAATTCTGTAAAAAACACTTTGACCATAACCGTGTTTAGCGTACATTATGTATGAAATATGGGGCTGGGAGCATGAACTCCGGCCAAAATAAAATCTTTAAAAAAATAATAATCCGGAGGATAGAAACATAATATGGCATATCAACTGACAAAGTTTACCTTGAGTGAAGCATGGTCAAAGAGCCGCGAACTTTATAAGGATTTACCTTTTCTGGGATATGCCGGTGAATCCGGAATCAGCTATGGACAGGTCGCTCAGAATATCAGAGAAATCCAGTCTTACCTTGTTTCTCAGGGCGTGAGCCGGGGCGATAAGGTGGCCCTCATCAGCGAGAGCCGCCCCGAATGGGGGCAGGTCTATTTGGCAATCAATACAATGGGTGCCGTAGCTGTCCCCATCATGGCAGATTTTTCTTCTACACAGATGTGTCATATTCTGGAGCACTCTGACTCGGTCTATATCTTTGCATCGGATAAGACGATTCCCCGTCTCCTGACTGCTCCTCTGGTCATATCGGGTAAACTGGTCATGATCAAAGACGGCTTAAAGACAGGGATAGTGAAGGTTGAAGGAGATAGTTGGAGCTTTGCGGAAGAGTCCGATCTTTTCAACCCTGCCTCTCCGGTGCAGGAAGATTTTCTGTACATGTCTGAAGAAGATGATATCGCCTCAATACTATACACCTCTGGAACAACGGGAAACTCCAAGGGCGTGATGCTCACTCATAAAAACATCAGCCATAATGCTTATGTTGGTATTGATATCTGCTACGCTGCTGAAGAAAGCAGATTCTTATCTGTTCTGCCACTGGCGCACTCCTATGAATGTACTTTGGGGCTTATTATTCCTATGATGAGCGGTTCTTCCATACATTATATCAAAGGAGCTCCCACTGCCCGGGTGATGCTGAAGGCCCTGGAATTGGTTAAACCCCATCAGATGCTGACAGTTCCCATCCTGATTGAAAAAATTTATAGAATGAGTATTGCTCCTAAGTTCGCATCCAAAAAGGTCCTAAATTTTCTTTATAACAAGCGGCCGACTCAGTTTCTGTTGAACCGTTTTGTTGCCGGGAAAAAGCTTAAGGCTCTATTTGGCGGAAGGCTTGAGTTCTTCGGTATCGGCGGGGCTCCACTGGCTCCGGATGTAGAAGTTTTTCTTCGTGATGCCCGATTTCCCTATTCTGTAGGGTACGGTTTGACCGAAACAGCCCCCTGTCTGGCTGGAGATGTCCCTTCCCGTTCTGTTTACAGGGCCATAGGGAAAGCCTTCCGCGATGTGGAACTCCGCATTGCCGATGTCAGTCCCGAAACAGGACACGGAGAAATTCAGGCCCGGGGACCAAATATCATGGCCGGGTATTACAAGGATGAAGAAAAAACTGCGGAGGCCTTCAGCGAGGACGGGTGGTTCAAAACCGGAGACCTGGGATATCTTGATGAGAATGGTGTCCTATTTATCAAGGGACGTCTGAAAAATATGATCCTTGGAGCCAACGGAGAGAATATCTATCCCGAAGAGATTGAGGCGGTTTTGAACAAAGACCCCTATGTCATGGAGTCCCTTGTGACCCGTATGGAGAATACACTGGTGGCCAGAGTTCATCTGAATGCGGAAAAGCTGGATGAATTTTTAAAAGGCCTGAAGCATACTCCCGAAGAGCTGCACAGGATCAAAGAAGAAACTCTCGAGAAAATTAGGCAAACAGCCAACAGCAGTTTAAATACCCTGTCCCGCTTGGGGAAAATGATTGAACAGGAAGAACCCTTTGAGAAAACGCCATCCATGAAAATCAAGCGCTTCCTCTATTCTAAAATCATCTCCAAGAAGGATGGGGCTGATAAGAAAAAAAGCAGTCATTAAAGATGCGTCATATTGTATGAGAGACGGGCAGAGCG of Oceanispirochaeta crateris contains these proteins:
- a CDS encoding uracil-DNA glycosylase family protein gives rise to the protein MPSPHNTFAARYLSFISSTEISVPLPDETELLYPYENHEVQRVMKLYYHKYYGDKQKRIFLIGINPGRFGGGVTGIPFTDPEALTSRCFLDHNFTGGRELSSRFIYDMVDYCGGTDHFFSRYFLTSLSPLGFTWRGKNRNYYDTPALMKALKPWLVKSFQNQLDMGAYRHIAFSLGQGKNFKIITELNREYHFFDKILPLPHPRWIMQYRLKDKENYLNIYKDELTKAYEEAE
- a CDS encoding AMP-binding protein, which encodes MAYQLTKFTLSEAWSKSRELYKDLPFLGYAGESGISYGQVAQNIREIQSYLVSQGVSRGDKVALISESRPEWGQVYLAINTMGAVAVPIMADFSSTQMCHILEHSDSVYIFASDKTIPRLLTAPLVISGKLVMIKDGLKTGIVKVEGDSWSFAEESDLFNPASPVQEDFLYMSEEDDIASILYTSGTTGNSKGVMLTHKNISHNAYVGIDICYAAEESRFLSVLPLAHSYECTLGLIIPMMSGSSIHYIKGAPTARVMLKALELVKPHQMLTVPILIEKIYRMSIAPKFASKKVLNFLYNKRPTQFLLNRFVAGKKLKALFGGRLEFFGIGGAPLAPDVEVFLRDARFPYSVGYGLTETAPCLAGDVPSRSVYRAIGKAFRDVELRIADVSPETGHGEIQARGPNIMAGYYKDEEKTAEAFSEDGWFKTGDLGYLDENGVLFIKGRLKNMILGANGENIYPEEIEAVLNKDPYVMESLVTRMENTLVARVHLNAEKLDEFLKGLKHTPEELHRIKEETLEKIRQTANSSLNTLSRLGKMIEQEEPFEKTPSMKIKRFLYSKIISKKDGADKKKSSH
- the asd gene encoding aspartate-semialdehyde dehydrogenase encodes the protein MKKVGIIGWRGMVGSVLMDRMMSEGDLNRKTMDPLLFSTSQVGQNAPDFGRELPPLADAFDLETLKQQDIILCCQGGFYTNRIYPDLMKTGWKGYWLDVASSLRMKDDSLIVLDPVNLDVIMNGLHSGIKTFVGGNCTVSLMLMAMGGLFRENLIEWVTSMTYQAASGAGAMNMKELISQMDVLGKSATNLLNPSSVILELDKTITETLRSDEFPKEQFGVPLAGSLIPWIDKAMDNGMTKEEWKGFAETNKILMNDPAIPIDGLCVRIGSMRCHSQALTVKMKKNVPLDEVEDIIKSGNDWVKLVPNYKEASLAALTPTVVSGGLTIPVGRVRKLNMGPDYLTAFTVGDQLLWGAAEPVRRMLNITLDYLEG
- a CDS encoding GAF domain-containing protein, which encodes MFEPFKITGKREEDYSSLIKALSYLVQDETDRIAVLANASALLNWYLNDINWLGFYLFNRKENLLILGPFQGLPACVRITPGKGVCGTAFETAETQIVGDVLSFPGHIACDSASRSELVIPLIQDAVVLGVLDIDSPLLDRFDKIDAFWLEQAAELITELL
- a CDS encoding deoxyguanosinetriphosphate triphosphohydrolase family protein, with the protein product MNSRLVSTILAQNKQREELTLSDEACPSSRGLRFTPENQNRNQDDIRSSFTRDTDRIIHSSSYTRYVDKTQVFYLFQNDNITHRVLHVQLVSKIARHIGRALKLNEDLIEAIALGHDLGHVPYGHDGERHLNALCEEQNIGYFTHNGQSVRTLTELENNGRGLNLTIQVLDGILCHQGEFLHEIYLPEKNKNAARVMEEYHSCFTVRGASKTLRPMTLEGCVVRVSDIIACIGRDIEDAITIGMLKREEIPTEVRKILGDRNDRIIRALSFDLIEQSYGKKGLSFSKEIHKSMSELLQFNYKRIYMNPDKKTEDGKIEKMFRYLYQAYLKELITQDENSYIHKWAHLKMKPSYIKDNPPERIAIDYIANMTDRYFNEDFRRRVIPENFGFKI
- a CDS encoding ATP-binding protein, which codes for MNWDYSLFDAIQLMIPIFCFFMTMSVVIIYLFLYKNFHNKIYSTGFLFSLTAMFFVFFESLLIIYGWLGLYEEGRIFHFAGQMTASYFMFTLLMFSSALMEKATLISKAVEKMAYIGLGAAVLLTVVSLIKPELFISLSEASDIAQLTPGNFARGKEGILLSVRDLVMGFCIFVLVIMSAISIVINKANIKTILIAFGNFIATFTAIDDLIFFHFGHSFYLNGFRFSRLSVGLSFMSFIIIIAILVDYIMTQNRLNDTHDILQSTHKKLQLSEQKYRHLAEGVDQAVFSLSKDYKFLSYNKKASQYFHLAKEEIDLSFPDLLGKFSNIENKGVSRQILLENLRQLSSEKESAFFHSVINDPRTGEPEELEFHIDYVDSDDGEIEYICRAEKMKANRLIRCIEQEKLQLSIENYIIAIDDVTTRLTSALNKYMDSGSSLMIKMGLQEIIINAIEHGNLNITFEEKSQALKENRYLDFIRERQVDPLYKDRMVRIDYVLNSDYVQYLVRDEGVGFDYKSTMRMVDHSVEQEFMTHGRGINMTRVLFDKVEYNSKGNQVLLVKNFKE